CGCCTTCTATAAAATGGCGCGGCGCATCCATATGCGTCCCTGTGTGAACGCCGCAAGTGATTTTGCTGTTATTCGAAGCGGCTCCTTTTTTTATATCCGAATAGTTGTCGATTTCTATTGCGGGGTCGCTCGGCCAGTGAAGCATCCCGTCCTCAATATCCATACTTATATCTATAAACATAATATTTTTCCCCTGTTCGTCATGTTCGTCATTGCCGCAAAAAGGCTATGAATTTATTTATAAATAGGATGTCCCCCGAACTGATGCCGCAGCGCCGCAAGCATTCTGGCGGCGAATGAATTTTCCTGCCTCGACCTGAACCTCATAAATACCGAATCGGCTAAAACCGGTGCCGGAACGGCTTTGTCTATCGCTTCTTTCAGCGTCCATCTTCCCTCGCCGGAATCGTCAACAATAGGTTTCAGATTATTAAGTTCAGGGTCTTCTTTAAGGGCGTTATGCGCAAGCTCGAGAAGCCATGACCTCACAACCGAAGCATGGTTCCATAGATCTGAAACCTTCTCCAGATTAATATCGAAATCGCTTGACTTCATTATCTCGAACCCTTCCGCATATGCCTCCATCATGCCGTATTCTATGGCGTTATGAACCATTTTAACAAAATGCCCCGAACCGTGGGGACCCACATGCAGATAACCGTTTTCCGGCGCAAGCGTTTTAAAAATCGGCTCGCAGTACTTGAAAGTTTCATCTTCCCCGCCTATCATAGAGCAGTACCCGTTTTTTAAGCCCCAGATGCCTCCGCTTGTACCGCAGTCCATAAATTTAATTCCTTTTTCGCCGCAGAGTTTGGCTCTTCTTATAGAATCTTTATAGTAAGAATTGCCGCCGTCTATAATTATGTCGCCCTTTTGCGTATATTGCAAAACTTCGTTAAGCATATCGTCTGTAGGCTGACCGCTTGGAACCATAAGCCATACGACCCTGGGGGCCGTCAGTTTTCCTGCGAATTCTTTAACCGTGTTCGAACCGATTGCTCCTTTATTTATAACCATCTCTTCTTTGGAAACTGTCCTGTTAAAGACAACGACCCTGTGTCCGCCCTCTAAAAGTCTTAACACCATATTCATTCCCATCTTCCCGAGACCGATCATTCCAATTTCCATTTTGTAATCTCCTATTTTAAAATCCTGCTTATTACTTAGAACCGTTATTGCTCAAACTCTTGCCCACTTCCCTTATGATATCGAGCGGGATCGGCATTATCATCGTTGTATTGTTCGTTGAAGAAATTTCATTTAATGTTTGAAGATAACGAAGTTGAAGCGCCATAGGATTTTCTGATATAATTTTAGCGGCGTCGCTAAGTCTTTGCGCCGCTTGAAATTCGCCGTCGGCATTGATTATCTTTGCCCTTCTATCTCTTTCTGCCTCTGCCTGTCTTGCCATGGCTCTTTGCATATCCTGCGGCAGGTCGATTTGCTTAAGCTCTACCACCGTAACCTTAATACCCCATGGTCCCGTGTGTTTATCGAGTATGTCTTGTATCTCCAGATTAATCTTTTCTCTTTCGGATAAAAGTTTATCGAGTTCTCCCTCGCCGCATACGCTTCTTAAAGTTGTCTGGGCAAGCTGGGATACTGCGTAATTATAGTCGTAAACCTGAACTATGGCATTTAACGGATCGACAACTTTATAATAAACCACCGCGCTGATTTTTAGCGTTACATTATCCTTTGTAATAACATCCTGGGCCGGCACATCGAGGGTAATTATCCTTAAAGTTACCCTGACCATTCTATCGATAACGGGCCATAAAAGTATCAGCCCCGGACCTTTAATTCTAATTGCCCTGCCCAATCTAAAAATAACAGCCCTGTCATATTCGTTTATTATTCTAATGGCATTTAAAATTATAATAATTGCAACAATTATTATAATGGCAAAAAAAATTGCATTGGTATCCATACTCCCTCCGGATTAAATAATTAAGCTGTCATTTTATAGTTTCAAAAGGCTTAACCCTAAGCCTTAGCCTGCTATCGATATCTATTATAACCGCCTTCGAGTCCTTTAATATTTCATAGTCCGAATAAGCCGTCCATAATTCTCCGTTAATAAGAATCTTTCCTTCCCCTCCCGCTTTAATATCCCGGGTAACCTCTCCGACCTCGTTGATTAAGGTAGCCCCTCCCACTTTTACTTTTGTTCTATACGCTTTGTACCCTAAGTAAATAAAAATCGATACAAAAACCGTCAGGGTAATGTAAGTGGGTAAAACAATCCTTATAAAAAATCCCGGGACAGCAGGCATAACCGAAAAAAGAATTACTGTCCCTACAACAAAAAAAATTGCGCCCGCAGCTGTAAAAACGCCGTAGCTCATTGCAAAAAAATCCGTGATAACAAATATAAAAGCTAAAAATATTAAAACATCGGCAAAATAAACCATAAATTTAAACTCCAAGGTAAAATAAGCGGCTATGAGAGCTGCGCTAATTTATGTTGCTTTAAAATATAAATCCCTTATCTTTTTCATGTCTTCCCATGTTTCTCTTTTGGCATCAGGGTTTCTTAACAAATAAGACGGGTGATATGTCGGTATTACGGTTATGCCGTCGTAATCGAATTCATTTCCTCTAACCGCCGATATCGTTCCTTTATCCGTTCCTATAATAAACTCCGTTGAAAATTTCCCAAGCGTGCAGATTATTTTCGGCTTTATTATTTTAATCTGTTCTTTTAAAAATGGGGAGCATTGCTTTATTTCCTCCTCGAAAGGATTTCTATTTTGGGGAGGCCTGCATTTGATTATATTGGCTATATAAACATCTTCTCTTTTGAGATTTATCGATTCGATTATTTTTGTTAAAAGCTGTCCCGCCCTGCCGACAAAAGGTCTTCCCGTATTATCTTCTTCCGCTCCCGGGGCTTCTCCTATAAACATAAGCTTGCTCGACGGGTTTCCTTCTCCAAAAACTATATTTTTTCGAGTCTCGCTTAACTTACACTTTATGCATTTATTTACGCTTACATCTTCTAAAAATTTTAGCTGGCTGCGCAGGTCTGACGGAGCGTTAGCTTTTAAATTCGGTTCGCCTTTATTTCTCATATCGTAATCATCAAGTATTATAGGTTTATTAGATGCGGCTGAACTAACGGTAAAATATTCTTTATGAGATTCTATGAAGGATTTTACACCTTTAAAAAACTGAACCAAATCTGAATCGGAAGCAAAATCCATATCATTAACCTTCATTTTATAATCTTAACCATTATGCCGCTATTAAAGCTTACATTGCCCGGCAGGCGCATTAAAATTAGCAAAAAGGGTTAAAAAGCTAAAGGGTCAGCCCTATATGGAATGCCTCTAAATTATCTTTAGCGCCTTTCCCTGCCGATAAAATATTTTCTACCACAATTTTATCTATCGGCATATCGGTTTTAGCAAACAAAACGCCTAAAGCAATAATATTTCTTTGCGTAAGGGAATTAAAATTACCGAGAGAAATTTTGTCAAAATCATAAAAGAATATCTTGCCGGTTATTTTTTCTAGTTCATAAGTAATATAAGAAAGCTCAGGATAAGAGGTTTGCCCCATCCTTACGCTGATAGGCGGGTGCGGCATTTCGTTAAAAATTACGGTTGAATTCCTGTTTAAATAACAGGCTCCCCTTAATGTTTCGAGCGGCTCTAAAGATATTAAAACATCCGCGCCGCCAGACTCTATCATCGGGGAATGCATATTTTTTTTGGGATCTTTAAGTTCGGAATTATCTTCATAAAAAATGTATTTAACAAATGTCTCGACATATCCCTCCCTCTGGGCGCCGCCCCTTCTTTCGGAACCGGATACATCCTGCAAATCGGAGTTAAGCGCCGCGTTCTTTAAAACGGTCCCCATCGTTATAATACCTTGACCGCCAAGACCGACTATCGCGATGTTAAATCTTTTCATTTAACGGTTTATTAGCAATAAGAAGATTTATTTAATTTATTAGCGAAACTAATTACGGTTTATTTACAGTTTATCAAACATGGACCTGTATTCCTGTCAACTTTGTTTTATCAATCTTTTTATTTAATTCTGATTTTAAATCAAATTCAACCTTACGGATTGCGCTGTTCGGACAAACCTCGAAACATACGCCGCATCTTACGCATGAAGCAGGGTCGATATAATAATACTCGCCGTTTTCATTGTCGTCCTTTTTAGGAATAATGGCGGGACAGGCAAGTTCGACAAAACACTCGTTGCACTTTACGCATCTTGATTTTTGAATTTCGTACAGGGATTCCGCCGTTTCGACTTTTGCATTGGAAGTTTTTTGTATCAGCTTGTTTCTCCTTACTTCCTGCAGGATACATTCCCTTTTGGCAATAAGCACCTTAACCCCGGGCTCTTTCAGGGCGCTTTTTACCTGGGACGCAAATCTTTTTACGCTATTAGGGTCAAGGCTTTTAATGTAGCTTACGCCGAGCGATTTGATTAAATCCTTTAAATTCACTGGATTATTAGATAAAGTACCGTCTATATCCTTTTGGGTTGACGGCGTCTTTTGATGCCCCGTCATAGCAGTCCAGCTATTATCGAGGATAACATAAAGGATATCCGCATTATTTTGAACGGCGTTTAACAATACGGGAATTCCCGAATGATAAAAAGTCGAATCGCCGACAAGCGCAATAACCTTTTTCTTTTTATCAAAACGGCTTATTGCCTGCCCTATTCCAAGACCCGCATTCATACAGGTAAGAAAATCCATTGCGTTATAAGGCGGCAAAAGGCCGAGCGTATAACATCCGATATCCCCCGCTATAACCGCGTCCCTGTCTTTAGCGTCCGTATTCGAAAATCCTACGGCCTTAAGAATAGCATAAATTGTTGCCCTGTGAGGGCATCCGATGCAGAATGTTCCCGACCTTTGAGGTAATTTTTCCTTTAATTCTTCCGATTTTTTAACGGCAAAATCAAAAAATGCCGGCGGGGTCTTTTCTAAAAATTTGCCCGTTCCTATAATGACATCGTCTAAAGTTAATTCTCCCGTTGCTTTAAATATGTCTTTTCCATGAATCTCGCCTCTGAAACCTATTTCATAAGCTATTTTTTTAATTTGAAACTCCAAAAATCCTTCGGCTTCTTCGACGATAACAACTTTATCCAGCCCTTCAAAAAAATTCTTTATAAGTTTATCGGGGATAGGGAAAGTAAATCCGAGTTTTAAAATCTTATGATCATAAATTTCTAATATATCCAGCGCCTCTATTAAATGCGCATAAATTACGCCGGAAGATATAAAGCCTATTTTTGACCCGGTATTTTTAGTATCAGGCAGTATAGTATAATTAAATTGTGAATCTTCAAGATATTTTTTGAGAAGATTATGCCTTTCCAAATATTTGCCGTGGTTTTTGACGGCCATATTAAAAAGGTTCAGGTAATTTTCAGGGTCTTTTTCAAAATTCCCCTTAATATCAGACCTTCCCCTTAAATCGCCAAAATGCAGCGCTCCCGCATTATGACAGAGCCTTGACGGCGCCATCAGCATAATGCCGAAAGAAAAATCTTCGGATATATCGAATGCCTCTTTGGTGAAATCCTTTGCCTCCTGAATATTCGAAGGCTCGATAATAGGCATATATGTGTGAAGACTATACCATCTGTCATCCTGTTCGTTTGAACTGCTTGGGGCGCCGGGATCGGAACCTATCGCAAGTACCAAACCCGCTTTAACACCCGTATAGGACAAAAACTGGGCCGGTTCGCTTGCAACATTAAGCCCGACATTTTTCATAGCGCAAAGCGACCTTATGCCCGACCATGAAGCGCCAATCGCGCCATGAAGCGATATATGTTCATTTAAACTAAATTCCGTATATAAGTTTTCGATATTATTCTTATTTTTATCGAGCGCCGCAATAATTTCAGAGGCAGGAGTCCCTGGATACATGGACGCGTAACCGATTCCGGCTTCCAATGCTCCTCTGGCTATGGCTTCGTTTCCAAGTACTATACCTTTATCGCCCTGTCTTCCACTTATAAATAAATTACCCTTGCTCATATTTAATCATTATTAATCTTGCGTAAATATATTTGACTTTTCATTTAATATTTTTATTATAATTCCATCCACATTTAATTCTAAATTCTTTTTTATAAATTCTTCTAAGGTAGATTTTACATTAGATTCGTCGATGAATATAAAAACAGGCTTTTTTTCGGCTTTTATGTAATTAATAATATTTATATCAAGATTATCTCCAAAATAATTTATAATAAACCTGTCAACCCCTATTTTAGAAAGTTTCTTAATTTTCAAAAAATCCGCCGGGGTAGATATGCCTACCACAACCCCAAGATTGAAAAGACTAAAATTATTTACATAATCATTGTCCCTAAGAAGCGGGAAACCTGTTTTTATAATCGAACTTAACCCTAAAACATCTATATCATAGACTGGTTTTGCGGCATAAAATACGGTCTTTAAAGGATGTAAGCCTTCCGATATAATTATATCTTTGAGCCCTAATTGTTCAAGCGTTATTAAATCGGATAAAATGGCAACCCTATTTTTATCCCTCATATTAAAGGCATAAATTATATTAAGATTATTATTGTTATGCCTATTTTTTAAATCATTGCATAATAATAACGCGTTTATTCCAAAATTCTGCTCTATAACGACGGGATAAGAATCCATTGCACCCTCAGCCCCGTTTAATCCAAATTTTTTACCTTTATGTTTTATGCCTTCTATAAGCTTGCTTAAATTTTCTTCAAAATTTATATAGTTTTCGCCGGCAGGAGT
This is a stretch of genomic DNA from Candidatus Acidulodesulfobacterium ferriphilum. It encodes these proteins:
- a CDS encoding uracil-DNA glycosylase, which encodes MRNKGEPNLKANAPSDLRSQLKFLEDVSVNKCIKCKLSETRKNIVFGEGNPSSKLMFIGEAPGAEEDNTGRPFVGRAGQLLTKIIESINLKREDVYIANIIKCRPPQNRNPFEEEIKQCSPFLKEQIKIIKPKIICTLGKFSTEFIIGTDKGTISAVRGNEFDYDGITVIPTYHPSYLLRNPDAKRETWEDMKKIRDLYFKAT
- a CDS encoding indolepyruvate ferredoxin oxidoreductase subunit alpha, with product MSKGNLFISGRQGDKGIVLGNEAIARGALEAGIGYASMYPGTPASEIIAALDKNKNNIENLYTEFSLNEHISLHGAIGASWSGIRSLCAMKNVGLNVASEPAQFLSYTGVKAGLVLAIGSDPGAPSSSNEQDDRWYSLHTYMPIIEPSNIQEAKDFTKEAFDISEDFSFGIMLMAPSRLCHNAGALHFGDLRGRSDIKGNFEKDPENYLNLFNMAVKNHGKYLERHNLLKKYLEDSQFNYTILPDTKNTGSKIGFISSGVIYAHLIEALDILEIYDHKILKLGFTFPIPDKLIKNFFEGLDKVVIVEEAEGFLEFQIKKIAYEIGFRGEIHGKDIFKATGELTLDDVIIGTGKFLEKTPPAFFDFAVKKSEELKEKLPQRSGTFCIGCPHRATIYAILKAVGFSNTDAKDRDAVIAGDIGCYTLGLLPPYNAMDFLTCMNAGLGIGQAISRFDKKKKVIALVGDSTFYHSGIPVLLNAVQNNADILYVILDNSWTAMTGHQKTPSTQKDIDGTLSNNPVNLKDLIKSLGVSYIKSLDPNSVKRFASQVKSALKEPGVKVLIAKRECILQEVRRNKLIQKTSNAKVETAESLYEIQKSRCVKCNECFVELACPAIIPKKDDNENGEYYYIDPASCVRCGVCFEVCPNSAIRKVEFDLKSELNKKIDKTKLTGIQVHV
- a CDS encoding slipin family protein produces the protein MDTNAIFFAIIIIVAIIIILNAIRIINEYDRAVIFRLGRAIRIKGPGLILLWPVIDRMVRVTLRIITLDVPAQDVITKDNVTLKISAVVYYKVVDPLNAIVQVYDYNYAVSQLAQTTLRSVCGEGELDKLLSEREKINLEIQDILDKHTGPWGIKVTVVELKQIDLPQDMQRAMARQAEAERDRRAKIINADGEFQAAQRLSDAAKIISENPMALQLRYLQTLNEISSTNNTTMIMPIPLDIIREVGKSLSNNGSK
- the gnd gene encoding decarboxylating 6-phosphogluconate dehydrogenase gives rise to the protein MEIGMIGLGKMGMNMVLRLLEGGHRVVVFNRTVSKEEMVINKGAIGSNTVKEFAGKLTAPRVVWLMVPSGQPTDDMLNEVLQYTQKGDIIIDGGNSYYKDSIRRAKLCGEKGIKFMDCGTSGGIWGLKNGYCSMIGGEDETFKYCEPIFKTLAPENGYLHVGPHGSGHFVKMVHNAIEYGMMEAYAEGFEIMKSSDFDINLEKVSDLWNHASVVRSWLLELAHNALKEDPELNNLKPIVDDSGEGRWTLKEAIDKAVPAPVLADSVFMRFRSRQENSFAARMLAALRHQFGGHPIYK